Proteins from a single region of Segatella copri:
- a CDS encoding IS256 family transposase, with translation MDNLEIDYKKAAQQLRSGEALFGKDGALAPLLERILNSALEGEMDAHLSEEERSSGNRRNGKMSKKVQTKYGEVTIETPRDRDGTFQPETVKKRETILANGMADQIIEMYAMGTSTRDISSYFEREFNTTLSADTISSITDRVLPEITAWKSRMLDPVYAICWLDAIHYKVKDENGRAVTRAIYNILGINKEGQKELLGMYVSKSEGANFWLEVLTDLQNRGVRDILICCIDGLKGFPDAIQSVFPESSVQLCIVHQIRNSIKYVGSKHQKEFIKDLRTVYGAVNKDSAAANLDLLESKWGEMYPIVIKSWRDNWERLTEYFQYTPAIRKLIYTTNTVEGYHRQVRKVTKTKGVFPTDNSLEKLVYLAYRNIRKKWTMSLANWGQISQQLAIKFGDRFKIM, from the coding sequence ATGGACAACTTAGAAATTGATTACAAGAAAGCAGCTCAGCAGTTGCGTAGTGGTGAAGCCTTATTTGGCAAGGACGGAGCATTAGCTCCATTGTTAGAGCGTATTCTCAACTCAGCTCTCGAAGGTGAGATGGACGCTCATTTAAGTGAAGAGGAACGCTCTTCCGGCAATCGTCGTAATGGTAAGATGAGTAAGAAGGTTCAAACAAAATATGGTGAGGTCACTATAGAGACTCCTCGTGACCGAGACGGAACTTTCCAACCTGAGACCGTAAAGAAGCGTGAGACTATTCTTGCCAATGGCATGGCAGACCAGATTATTGAGATGTACGCCATGGGCACCAGCACACGTGACATCAGCAGCTACTTTGAGCGTGAGTTCAACACAACTCTATCAGCCGATACTATCAGTTCTATAACAGACCGTGTATTACCCGAAATCACCGCCTGGAAGTCTCGCATGCTCGATCCTGTATATGCCATTTGCTGGCTTGATGCTATCCATTATAAGGTAAAGGATGAGAATGGCAGAGCTGTCACACGAGCCATTTACAACATTCTTGGCATCAACAAGGAAGGCCAAAAAGAACTGTTAGGTATGTATGTGTCTAAGAGTGAAGGAGCTAACTTCTGGCTAGAAGTTCTTACGGATCTTCAGAACCGTGGTGTTCGAGACATCTTGATTTGTTGTATTGATGGTCTCAAAGGCTTCCCGGATGCCATCCAAAGCGTATTTCCTGAGAGTTCTGTGCAGCTCTGTATTGTCCATCAGATACGCAATTCTATCAAGTATGTTGGCAGTAAGCATCAAAAGGAGTTTATCAAGGATTTAAGAACAGTATATGGTGCAGTAAACAAAGACTCCGCTGCTGCTAATTTAGACCTGTTAGAGTCTAAGTGGGGAGAGATGTACCCAATTGTCATCAAGTCATGGCGTGACAATTGGGAACGTCTGACAGAGTATTTCCAATATACTCCAGCCATCCGTAAACTCATTTATACGACCAATACGGTTGAGGGGTATCACAGACAGGTAAGAAAGGTCACAAAGACTAAAGGGGTCTTTCCTACGGATAATTCTTTGGAGAAGCTTGTGTACTTAGCTTACCGCAACATCCGTAAG